In Stomoxys calcitrans chromosome 2, idStoCalc2.1, whole genome shotgun sequence, the following proteins share a genomic window:
- the LOC131994824 gene encoding uncharacterized protein LOC131994824, which produces MDEFRQTFISSNIDIICVSETWFHSDIADSIYELQGYKLFRSDRVTNAGGVCMYLRNELKCNLKLKSNNDNPMEYLFLELFCADNKKILVGTVYRPNRNVPFGYFTDAIEELTVFYSDVIISGDYNSNLLSESKFADAMNTFGLYSVNTTIPTHYSHTGNTLIDAIFVNCREKILLYDQLSAPSFSKHDLLFIKYDVNLKKNQTEYQIRDFRKLNYNLLNDLSNNIAWDAIYGYESVEDQVSFMQHHISLLYDYCVPLRIIKGIHKQQPWFTPEVKNLIQRRDTLYKRWKYYKTTILYNNFKEARRQVNEKIKVLKTEYYRQKFTTAVDSGSKWKVIRSIGIGKKNISTPDMNVEDLNQMFANHQNLTPNSSINNFMMFNFIQVHI; this is translated from the exons ATGGACGAATTCAGGCAGACGTTCATCTCatcaaatatcgatattataTGTGTATCCGAGACATGGTTCCACTCAGACATTGCAGACTCCATCTATGAGCTACAAGGCTACAAACTTTTTCGATCCGACAGAGTAACCAATGCCGGTGGTGTGTGCATGTATCTTCGAAATGAACTTAAATGtaatttaaaacttaaatctaaTAATGATAATCCAATGGAATATTTATTCCTGGAGTTGTTTTGTgctgataataaaaaaattcttgttgGAACAGTATACAGACCAAATCGCAACGTTCCATTTGGCTATTTTACCGATGCAATTGAAGAACTCACAGTATTCTATAGTGATGTAATTATTTCTGGAGATTATAATAGCAATCTACTTTCTGAAAGTAAATTTGCTGATGCCATGAATACTTTTGGACTATATTCCGTAAATACCACAATTCCTACACACTACTCTCACACTGGAAATACTCTGATTGATGCCATTTTCGTTAATTGTCGGGAAAAAATTCTTCTGTATGATCAACTTTCTGCACCCTCATTTTCCAAACACGACTTATTATTTATAAAGTACGATGTAAATCTAAAGAAAAATCAAACAGAATACCAGATTCGCGATTTTCGAAAACTTAACTACAACTTGTTGAACGATTTATCTAACAATATTGCATGGGATGCAATATATGGTTATGAATCTGTTGAGGACCAAGTTAGTTTTATGCAACATCACATTTCTTTGCTATATGACTATTGTGTACCCCTGCGAATAATAAAAGGTATACATAAACAACAGCCTTGGTTTACCCCCGAAGTCAAAAATTTGATTCAAAGAAGAGATACCCTATATAAACGTTGGAAATATTATAAAACCACAATTCTATATAACAATTTCAAAGAAGCAAGACGCCAGGTCAATGAGAAAATCAAAGTATTGAAAACGGAATACTATCGTCAGAAATTTACCACGGCAGTAGATAGTGGATCAAAATGGAAGGTTATTCGTAGTATTGGCATcggaaagaaaaatatttccacTCCGGACATGAATGTTGAGGATTTAAATCAAATGTTTGCTAACCACCAAAATCTGACACCAAACTCTTCAATCAATAATTTC atgatgttcAACTTTATACAAGTACACATCTAA